A portion of the Streptomyces erythrochromogenes genome contains these proteins:
- a CDS encoding inositol monophosphatase family protein has product MISEELKAELLEVGMEAARQAGALLRDGRPADLAVAATKSSPIDVVTEMDIAAEKLITGILAERRPEDGLLGEEGADTPGTSGVRWVVDPLDGTVNYLYGLPSWGVSIAAEYGGETVVGVVAAPMRGEVYHAVLGGGAWLGTARLACRSAAPLDQALVGTGFAYVQTRRAHQADVAQRIIPLVRDIRRGGSAALDLCDVAAGRLDGYYERGLNPWDLAAGDLIAREAGAVTGGRPGEPASGELALAATPAVFASLQPLLEEAGAWHD; this is encoded by the coding sequence GTGATCTCCGAAGAGCTGAAGGCCGAACTGCTGGAGGTCGGCATGGAGGCCGCCCGGCAGGCCGGGGCCCTGCTGCGCGACGGCCGGCCGGCCGATCTGGCGGTGGCGGCGACGAAGAGCAGCCCGATCGACGTGGTGACCGAGATGGACATCGCGGCGGAGAAGCTGATCACCGGCATCCTCGCCGAGCGGCGGCCCGAGGACGGGCTGCTGGGCGAGGAGGGCGCGGACACCCCGGGGACGAGCGGGGTGCGGTGGGTGGTCGACCCGCTGGACGGCACCGTGAACTACCTCTACGGCCTCCCGAGCTGGGGCGTGTCCATCGCCGCCGAGTACGGGGGCGAGACCGTGGTGGGCGTCGTGGCTGCGCCGATGCGCGGGGAGGTCTACCACGCGGTGCTCGGCGGCGGCGCCTGGCTGGGCACGGCACGCCTCGCCTGCCGTTCGGCGGCCCCGCTGGACCAGGCGCTGGTCGGGACCGGCTTCGCCTACGTCCAGACCCGCCGGGCGCACCAGGCCGACGTGGCGCAGCGGATCATCCCGCTGGTGCGGGACATCCGGCGGGGCGGCTCGGCGGCCCTGGACCTGTGCGACGTGGCCGCGGGGCGGCTGGACGGCTACTACGAGCGCGGCCTGAACCCCTGGGACCTGGCCGCCGGCGACCTGATCGCCCGGGAGGCCGGGGCCGTGACCGGCGGCCGCCCCGGGGAGCCGGCCTCGGGAGAGCTCGCGCTGGCCGCCACCCCGGCCGTGTTCGCCTCGCTCCAGCCGCTGCTGGAAGAGGCCGGGGCCTGGCACGACTGA
- a CDS encoding ferrochelatase has product MSDQFRAPDAGSAAPYDALLLLSFGGPEGPDDVVPFLENVTRGRGIPRERLKEVGQHYFGFGGVSPINGQNRELLDALRKDFAGHGLDLPVYWGNRNWAPYLDDVMREMAADGRRRIAVLATSAYASYSGCRQYRENLADALAALEQDGVEPPRVDKLRHYFNHPGFVEPMIDGVVASLDALPEEVRAGAHLAFTTHSIPTAAADTSGPVEDHTGGGEGGAYVKQHLDVARVIADEVAVRTGVARPWQLVYQSRSGAPHIPWLEPDICDHLEALHAEGAPAVVMVPIGFVSDHMEVLYDLDTEATAKAAELGLPVARSATVGADPRFAAAVRELVLERAAKERGEAVGECWVGTLGQSHDLCAVGCCPARAPRPAAAGADSPYARERGGEA; this is encoded by the coding sequence ATGTCAGACCAGTTCCGTGCCCCCGACGCCGGCTCCGCCGCCCCGTACGACGCACTCCTGCTGCTCTCCTTCGGAGGCCCCGAAGGACCCGACGACGTCGTGCCGTTCCTGGAGAACGTCACGCGCGGGCGCGGCATCCCGCGCGAGCGGCTCAAGGAGGTGGGGCAGCACTACTTCGGCTTCGGCGGGGTCAGCCCGATCAACGGGCAGAACCGCGAGCTGCTCGACGCCCTGCGCAAGGACTTCGCCGGACACGGGCTGGACCTGCCGGTCTACTGGGGCAACCGGAACTGGGCCCCCTACCTGGACGACGTGATGCGCGAGATGGCCGCCGACGGGCGCCGCCGGATCGCGGTGCTCGCCACCAGCGCGTACGCCTCGTACTCGGGCTGCCGGCAGTACCGCGAGAACCTCGCCGACGCCCTGGCCGCGCTGGAGCAGGACGGCGTGGAGCCGCCGCGGGTCGACAAGCTGCGGCACTACTTCAACCACCCCGGCTTCGTGGAGCCCATGATCGACGGCGTGGTGGCCTCGCTCGACGCCCTGCCCGAGGAGGTGCGCGCCGGAGCGCACCTCGCCTTCACCACGCACTCCATCCCGACCGCGGCCGCCGACACCTCCGGCCCGGTGGAGGACCACACCGGGGGGGGTGAGGGCGGCGCGTACGTCAAGCAGCACCTCGACGTCGCCCGGGTCATCGCCGACGAGGTCGCGGTACGGACGGGTGTCGCCCGCCCCTGGCAGCTCGTCTACCAGTCCCGCAGCGGCGCCCCGCACATCCCGTGGCTGGAGCCGGACATCTGCGACCACCTGGAGGCCCTGCACGCCGAGGGGGCCCCCGCCGTGGTCATGGTCCCCATCGGCTTCGTCTCCGACCACATGGAAGTCCTGTACGACCTGGACACCGAGGCCACCGCCAAGGCCGCCGAGCTGGGCCTGCCCGTCGCGCGCTCCGCGACGGTCGGCGCCGACCCGCGCTTCGCGGCGGCGGTACGGGAACTCGTCCTGGAGCGGGCCGCCAAGGAGCGCGGCGAGGCGGTCGGGGAATGCTGGGTGGGCACGCTGGGACAGAGCCACGACCTGTGCGCGGTGGGCTGCTGCCCGGCGCGGGCCCCGCGGCCGGCCGCCGCGGGCGCGGACAGCCCGTACGCCCGGGAACGAGGAGGGGAAGCGTGA
- a CDS encoding MFS transporter, with protein sequence MPSPYRAIFATPGTKGFTAAGLIGRMPLSMVGIGVLTMVTELGGSYALAGGITATIALSAAAVGPQVSRLVDQHGQRRVLRPATLIAAASVTGLLIAAAQGWPSWTLFVFAVVAGCVPSVGSMVRARWTALFRDTPQLHTAYSFESIVDELCFIVGPPLAATLSAGWFPEAGPVVAVVFLVTGVWWLTALTATEPEPHPRHEHSDLSSALRSPGLRVLVATFVATGAIFGSVDVATLAFAEEHGNKSLGGVFLAVWAFGSCLAGIVFGLMHFKGKAEPRWVVGISAMAVSMIPLLLAGNLPFLAVALFVSGLAIAPTMITTMALIEAHVPHAKLTEGMTWISTGLAVGIALGSSVTGWVVDAAGARTGYVVSISAGAAAAAVAFAGYRRLTRPAQGEEPATDGDGDSTERQHGDRVA encoded by the coding sequence TTGCCCAGTCCCTACCGCGCGATATTCGCGACCCCCGGCACCAAGGGGTTCACAGCCGCCGGCCTCATAGGCCGGATGCCGCTGTCCATGGTGGGCATCGGTGTCCTCACGATGGTCACCGAGCTGGGCGGCAGCTACGCCCTCGCCGGCGGGATCACCGCCACCATCGCCCTCTCCGCCGCGGCCGTGGGCCCCCAGGTCTCCCGGTTGGTCGACCAGCACGGACAGCGCCGGGTGCTGCGCCCCGCCACCCTGATCGCGGCCGCCTCGGTCACCGGCCTGCTGATCGCCGCCGCCCAGGGCTGGCCGAGCTGGACGCTCTTCGTCTTCGCCGTCGTCGCCGGGTGCGTGCCCAGTGTCGGTTCGATGGTCCGGGCCCGCTGGACGGCCCTGTTCCGCGACACCCCCCAGCTGCACACGGCGTACTCGTTCGAGTCCATCGTCGACGAGCTCTGCTTCATCGTCGGCCCGCCGCTCGCCGCGACGCTCTCGGCCGGCTGGTTCCCCGAGGCCGGCCCGGTGGTCGCCGTCGTCTTCCTGGTGACGGGCGTGTGGTGGCTGACGGCCCTGACCGCGACCGAGCCGGAGCCGCATCCGCGCCACGAGCACTCGGACCTCTCCTCCGCGCTGCGCTCCCCCGGCCTGCGGGTACTCGTGGCGACCTTCGTCGCGACCGGCGCGATCTTCGGCTCCGTGGACGTGGCCACCCTCGCCTTCGCCGAGGAGCACGGCAACAAGTCCCTCGGCGGCGTCTTCCTCGCCGTGTGGGCCTTCGGCTCCTGCCTCGCGGGCATCGTCTTCGGCCTGATGCACTTCAAGGGCAAGGCCGAACCTCGCTGGGTCGTGGGCATCAGTGCGATGGCCGTGAGTATGATCCCCCTCCTACTGGCCGGGAACCTTCCGTTTCTGGCCGTGGCGCTCTTCGTCTCGGGCCTCGCCATCGCTCCCACGATGATCACCACGATGGCCCTGATCGAGGCGCACGTACCACACGCGAAGCTGACCGAGGGCATGACCTGGATCAGCACCGGCCTCGCGGTCGGTATCGCGCTCGGGTCCTCCGTGACCGGCTGGGTCGTCGACGCGGCCGGCGCGCGGACCGGGTACGTCGTCTCCATCTCGGCGGGAGCGGCCGCGGCGGCGGTTGCGTTCGCGGGATACCGCCGGCTGACGAGGCCGGCGCAAGGGGAGGAGCCAGCAACCGATGGGGACGGCGACAGCACGGAACGGCAGCACGGCGACCGCGTGGCGTAA
- a CDS encoding D-arabinono-1,4-lactone oxidase — MGTATARNGSTATAWRNWAGNVTATPTRVVTPASVGELQEAVRRAAEDGLRVKAVGTGHSFTAAAATDGVLVRPQALAGIRSLDRAAGTVTVAAGTALKDLNRALAAEGLSLTNMGDIMEQTVSGATSTGTHGTGRDSASIAAQIRALELVTADGELLTCSEKENPEVFAAARVGIGALGIVTAITFAVEPLFFLTAREEPMGFDRVTAEFEEHFAENEHFEFYWFPHTGNCNTKRNNRSQGPAAPPGPVSAWVEDELLSNGLFQAVNTLGRAVPATIPSIARVASRALSARTYTDIPYKVFTSPRRVRFVEMEYALPREAVVEALRELRAMVDRSGLRISFPVEVRTAPADDIALSTASGRDTAYIAVHMYKGTPYQAYFTAAEHIFTAHGGRPHWGKVHTRDAEYLSRIYPRFGEFTALRDRLDPDRVFGNDYLRRVLGA, encoded by the coding sequence ATGGGGACGGCGACAGCACGGAACGGCAGCACGGCGACCGCGTGGCGTAACTGGGCGGGCAACGTCACCGCGACGCCCACCCGCGTGGTGACCCCGGCATCGGTCGGGGAGCTCCAAGAGGCGGTCCGCAGGGCCGCCGAGGACGGGCTGCGGGTGAAGGCGGTCGGCACCGGCCACTCCTTCACCGCGGCCGCCGCGACCGACGGGGTCCTCGTCCGGCCGCAGGCCCTGGCCGGGATCCGGTCGCTCGACCGCGCAGCGGGCACCGTCACGGTGGCGGCGGGCACGGCCCTCAAGGACCTGAACCGGGCCCTCGCCGCCGAGGGCCTCTCGCTCACCAACATGGGCGACATCATGGAGCAGACGGTCTCCGGCGCCACCAGCACCGGCACCCACGGCACCGGCCGCGACTCGGCCTCCATCGCCGCCCAGATCCGCGCCCTGGAGCTGGTCACGGCGGACGGCGAGCTGCTGACGTGTTCCGAGAAGGAGAATCCCGAGGTCTTCGCGGCGGCCCGGGTCGGCATCGGTGCGCTCGGCATCGTCACCGCGATCACCTTCGCCGTGGAGCCCCTCTTCTTCCTGACCGCCCGTGAGGAGCCCATGGGCTTCGACCGGGTGACCGCCGAGTTCGAGGAGCACTTCGCGGAGAACGAGCACTTCGAGTTCTACTGGTTCCCGCACACCGGCAACTGCAACACCAAGCGCAACAACCGCAGCCAGGGCCCCGCCGCCCCGCCCGGACCGGTGAGCGCCTGGGTGGAGGACGAGCTGCTCTCCAACGGCCTCTTCCAGGCGGTCAACACACTGGGCCGCGCCGTTCCGGCCACCATCCCCTCCATAGCCCGCGTGGCCAGCCGCGCCCTGTCGGCGCGCACCTACACGGACATCCCGTACAAGGTGTTCACCAGCCCGCGCCGCGTGCGGTTCGTGGAGATGGAGTACGCCCTCCCGCGCGAGGCCGTGGTCGAGGCGCTGCGGGAGCTGCGGGCGATGGTCGACCGCTCCGGGCTGCGGATCAGCTTCCCGGTGGAGGTGCGGACGGCTCCGGCGGACGACATCGCGCTGTCCACGGCCTCCGGGCGCGACACCGCCTACATCGCGGTGCACATGTACAAGGGCACCCCCTACCAGGCCTACTTCACCGCGGCCGAGCACATCTTCACCGCGCACGGCGGCCGCCCGCACTGGGGCAAGGTGCACACCCGGGACGCGGAGTACCTCTCCCGGATCTACCCGCGCTTCGGCGAGTTCACCGCGCTGCGGGACCGCCTCGACCCGGACCGGGTCTTCGGCAACGACTACCTGCGGCGCGTCCTGGGGGCTTGA
- the sepH gene encoding septation protein SepH — protein MTSAGTTREVPMPELRVVAVSNDGTRLVLKAADSTEYTLPIDERLRAAVRNDRARLNQIEIEVESHLRPRDIQARIRAGASAEEVAQLAGIPVDRVRRFEGPVLAERAFMAERARKTPVRRPGENTGPQLGEAVQERLTLRGAEKDSVQWDSWRRDDGTWEVLLVYRVAGEPHSASWTYDPPRRLVVAVDDEARSLIGESEDLPATPEPSFPFVPRIARLPRDRPLDRALDRQLERAEPRPAPVPEPEEERDTLTSLLEAVPSFRGDMVVPERTEPTDTEPESEEPPAPAASAGAGAAYADVLMPRTVAGHRDRLTGTTDRQAEADGVRPGRRAAVPSWDEIVFGTRRKKQE, from the coding sequence GTGACGTCGGCAGGCACCACCCGGGAGGTCCCCATGCCCGAACTGCGTGTCGTGGCCGTCTCCAATGACGGCACACGACTGGTGCTCAAAGCTGCGGACAGTACGGAGTACACGCTTCCGATCGATGAGCGGCTTCGGGCTGCCGTGCGCAACGACCGTGCGCGCCTGAACCAGATCGAGATCGAGGTCGAGAGCCACCTCCGTCCCCGCGACATCCAGGCCCGCATACGAGCCGGTGCCTCCGCGGAGGAGGTCGCCCAACTCGCCGGCATCCCCGTCGACCGCGTACGCCGCTTCGAGGGCCCCGTGCTCGCCGAGCGCGCCTTCATGGCCGAGCGCGCCCGCAAGACCCCGGTGCGCCGCCCCGGCGAGAACACCGGACCGCAGCTCGGCGAGGCCGTGCAGGAACGCCTGACCCTGCGCGGGGCCGAGAAGGACTCCGTCCAGTGGGACTCCTGGCGCCGCGACGACGGCACCTGGGAGGTCCTCCTGGTCTACCGGGTCGCCGGCGAGCCGCACTCGGCGAGCTGGACCTACGACCCGCCGCGCCGACTGGTCGTGGCCGTGGACGACGAGGCCCGCTCCCTCATCGGCGAGTCCGAGGACCTGCCGGCGACGCCGGAGCCGAGCTTCCCCTTCGTGCCGAGGATCGCGCGCCTGCCGCGCGACCGGCCGCTGGACCGCGCCCTGGACCGGCAGCTGGAGCGGGCCGAGCCCCGGCCCGCGCCCGTACCGGAGCCGGAGGAGGAGCGGGACACGCTGACCAGCCTGCTGGAGGCGGTGCCGAGCTTCCGCGGCGACATGGTCGTCCCCGAGCGCACCGAGCCGACGGACACGGAACCGGAGTCGGAGGAGCCGCCGGCGCCCGCCGCGTCGGCGGGCGCGGGCGCCGCGTACGCCGATGTCCTGATGCCCCGCACGGTGGCGGGCCACCGCGACCGGCTGACGGGCACCACCGACCGGCAGGCGGAGGCCGACGGGGTCCGCCCCGGGCGCCGTGCGGCCGTGCCGAGCTGGGACGAGATCGTCTTCGGTACCCGCCGCAAGAAGCAGGAGTAG
- a CDS encoding sulfurtransferase: MTAKTAILSAAELRNELAGARPPVLLDVRWQLGGPDQRPAYEAGHLPGAVYVDLDRELAGPAGSGGRHPLPDPEAFGAAMRRAGVPADAPVVVYDGGQGWAAARAWWLLRWTGHPNVRVLDGGLAAWTAAGGELTAERVIPVEGDFKPTPGALGLLDADAAALRAREGVLLDARAGERYRGEVEPIDPVGGHIPGALSAPTTENVGPDGRFLPADALRARFEALGASEGTPVGVYCGSGVSGAHEVLALKVAGIESDLYAGSWSHWCADPARPVATGPDPQ; encoded by the coding sequence ATGACTGCGAAGACTGCGATCCTGTCCGCCGCCGAACTGAGGAACGAGCTGGCGGGCGCCAGGCCGCCGGTCCTGCTGGACGTCCGCTGGCAGCTGGGCGGCCCCGACCAGCGGCCCGCGTACGAGGCCGGACACCTGCCGGGTGCCGTCTACGTCGACCTCGACCGCGAACTGGCAGGTCCGGCCGGGTCGGGCGGACGCCACCCGCTGCCGGACCCGGAGGCCTTCGGCGCGGCGATGCGCAGGGCCGGGGTCCCGGCGGACGCACCGGTGGTCGTGTACGACGGCGGCCAGGGCTGGGCGGCGGCCCGCGCGTGGTGGCTGTTGCGCTGGACGGGTCACCCGAACGTGCGAGTCCTGGACGGCGGTCTGGCCGCCTGGACGGCGGCGGGAGGCGAGCTCACGGCCGAACGGGTGATTCCGGTTGAGGGCGATTTCAAGCCAACCCCCGGGGCGCTCGGGCTGCTCGACGCCGACGCGGCGGCGCTGAGGGCGCGCGAAGGCGTCCTCCTGGACGCCCGGGCGGGGGAGAGGTACCGCGGCGAGGTCGAGCCGATCGACCCGGTGGGCGGCCACATTCCCGGCGCGCTGTCGGCCCCGACCACCGAGAACGTGGGCCCCGACGGCCGCTTCCTGCCCGCGGACGCGCTGCGGGCCCGGTTCGAGGCGCTCGGCGCGTCGGAGGGGACCCCGGTGGGCGTGTACTGCGGCTCGGGGGTCTCGGGAGCCCACGAGGTGCTCGCCCTGAAGGTGGCCGGTATCGAGTCCGACCTCTACGCGGGCAGCTGGTCGCACTGGTGCGCGGACCCGGCCCGCCCGGTGGCCACGGGCCCGGACCCCCAGTAG
- a CDS encoding VOC family protein, translating into MTEAAEATRRTPGTPCWVSLMVHGLGSTEDFYADLFGWEYVPGPEQLGPYVRAVLDGQEVAGIGEMPPDGHLPMAWTTYLATDDADATAESVRACGGTVAVGPLDAGIAGRVAICSDPLGAVFGLWQTQARLGARPGGGPGTPVWHELITQDTSAVGKFYEHVFGHEAQSDVTSSDDFDHVTLNLAGRPVAAVHGVGRSLPHDRGPHWLAYFEVEDTDAAARRVEELGGRVVDPPREGLRGRQATVADPEGAVFALVHSRS; encoded by the coding sequence ATGACCGAGGCAGCGGAAGCGACCCGGCGCACCCCCGGCACCCCGTGCTGGGTGAGTCTCATGGTGCACGGCCTCGGGAGCACCGAGGACTTCTACGCCGACCTGTTCGGGTGGGAGTACGTGCCCGGGCCCGAGCAGCTCGGGCCGTACGTCCGTGCCGTGCTGGACGGCCAGGAGGTGGCCGGGATCGGCGAGATGCCGCCGGACGGACACCTTCCGATGGCGTGGACGACGTACCTGGCCACGGATGACGCGGACGCGACCGCCGAGTCGGTGCGCGCGTGCGGCGGCACGGTCGCGGTGGGGCCGCTGGACGCCGGCATCGCGGGGCGGGTGGCGATCTGCTCGGACCCGCTGGGAGCCGTCTTCGGGCTGTGGCAGACGCAGGCCCGCCTGGGTGCCCGGCCGGGTGGCGGTCCGGGCACCCCCGTCTGGCACGAGCTGATCACGCAGGACACCTCGGCGGTCGGCAAGTTCTATGAGCACGTATTCGGCCACGAGGCGCAGAGCGACGTCACCTCCTCGGACGACTTCGACCACGTCACCCTGAACCTGGCGGGCCGGCCCGTCGCCGCCGTGCACGGCGTGGGCCGTTCGCTGCCGCACGACCGGGGTCCGCACTGGCTGGCGTACTTCGAGGTGGAGGACACCGACGCGGCCGCGCGGCGGGTCGAGGAGCTCGGCGGGCGCGTCGTCGACCCGCCCCGGGAGGGCCTGCGCGGGCGGCAGGCCACGGTCGCGGACCCGGAGGGCGCGGTGTTCGCCCTCGTGCACTCACGGTCCTGA
- a CDS encoding MFS transporter: MATTPAPAEPKNRPPQERSVLRDAAFLRLWAGTTASGLATWALPFVLGLAVLQRELGAAGLGLVLAARTAGFLAAVAVGGVLADRHSRRAVVLWSALAAAAAAPLLAVGLGRSLLLMTAAAALAGAGQGACRPAFQALTAEVVDADRRQQANAATTLAVRASTLAGPALTALLAAFTDVSTLLLGIGLLWLVAALLPGRGAAAGAGARPRPQRASLRAEFVDGIREARRHPWFLAGLGALTAVIALGYSATSVALPLISRDRYDTEWVLAAAMTAYTVGALGGALVTARFRPGSQGWAAFAGLAAYGFAPLSLMFPVHPAVVIGAYAAAGIGIELFNVPWFTATQREVAPDKLARVSSLDFLVSYGLAPVGLALIAPAIQAFGVTPVLGVCAAACFLVPAAAALVPTARHFGRPPSRPAG, encoded by the coding sequence GTGGCGACCACACCTGCCCCCGCGGAGCCCAAGAACCGTCCACCGCAGGAGCGTTCCGTCCTGCGCGACGCCGCCTTCCTGCGCCTGTGGGCGGGCACCACCGCCTCCGGGCTCGCGACCTGGGCCCTGCCCTTCGTCCTGGGCCTCGCCGTCCTGCAACGGGAACTGGGCGCGGCCGGCCTCGGCCTCGTCCTCGCGGCGCGCACCGCCGGCTTCCTCGCCGCCGTGGCCGTCGGCGGGGTGCTGGCCGACCGCCACTCCCGCCGGGCCGTCGTCCTCTGGTCCGCCCTCGCGGCCGCGGCCGCCGCGCCCCTCCTCGCCGTCGGGCTCGGGCGCTCCCTCCTGCTGATGACCGCGGCCGCCGCCCTCGCCGGCGCCGGCCAGGGAGCCTGCCGCCCCGCCTTCCAGGCACTCACGGCCGAGGTCGTCGACGCCGACCGCAGGCAGCAGGCCAACGCCGCGACGACCCTGGCAGTACGTGCCTCCACACTGGCCGGGCCCGCGCTGACCGCGCTGCTCGCCGCCTTCACCGACGTCTCGACCCTGCTGCTCGGCATCGGCCTGCTCTGGCTCGTCGCCGCACTCCTGCCGGGGCGGGGGGCCGCGGCCGGCGCGGGCGCCCGCCCCCGGCCGCAGCGGGCGTCGCTGCGCGCCGAGTTCGTCGACGGGATACGCGAGGCCCGCCGCCACCCCTGGTTCCTCGCCGGACTGGGCGCCCTGACCGCCGTGATCGCGCTCGGCTACTCCGCCACCAGCGTCGCCCTGCCCCTGATCAGCCGTGACCGGTACGACACCGAGTGGGTGCTGGCCGCCGCCATGACCGCCTACACCGTCGGTGCGCTCGGCGGAGCCCTGGTCACCGCCCGCTTCCGGCCCGGCTCCCAGGGCTGGGCCGCCTTCGCGGGGCTGGCCGCCTACGGCTTCGCGCCGCTGAGCCTGATGTTCCCGGTGCACCCCGCCGTGGTCATCGGCGCCTACGCGGCCGCCGGCATCGGGATCGAACTGTTCAACGTGCCCTGGTTCACCGCCACCCAGCGCGAGGTCGCCCCGGACAAGCTCGCCCGGGTCTCCTCATTGGACTTCCTCGTCTCCTACGGCCTGGCCCCGGTGGGCCTGGCGCTCATCGCCCCGGCCATCCAGGCCTTCGGGGTCACTCCGGTCCTCGGCGTGTGCGCCGCGGCCTGCTTCCTCGTCCCCGCGGCGGCGGCGCTGGTGCCCACCGCCCGGCACTTCGGGCGGCCGCCGTCGCGGCCCGCCGGCTGA
- a CDS encoding ABC transporter substrate-binding protein → MRHRARTGLALTLVLASAAAAAGCSTTTDRSSDRTAHGAPAARTAVTSCGSPLSFDGPPKRTVALDQASTETLLELGLQDRMAGTANLKTKIPAQYQDAYAKVPVIAPKIATGEQLRAATPDFVVAGSTDLYTKDRAGTREELGALGVPAFVSAVDCPQQNEPGKSPFELLFSDYEALGKVFGAEERAAALAREQRAAVAKAGESAAGTARDGKQPTVVYLYSVFNGMPYVAGRTGLPSEMSRIVGAKNAFDDVEEDWPEVSWEEVAKRNPDFIVIGDLSERGRPGDSAAEKRRAMAEDPVVSKLAAVRDNRIVEVPGIELDPSVRSVHALGLLAAGMKDLGYVR, encoded by the coding sequence ATGCGCCACCGCGCCCGAACCGGCCTCGCCCTGACCCTCGTTCTCGCATCCGCGGCCGCCGCCGCGGGGTGCTCGACCACCACCGACCGCAGCTCGGACCGCACCGCGCACGGCGCGCCCGCCGCGCGGACGGCCGTCACCAGCTGCGGCAGCCCGCTCTCCTTCGACGGACCCCCGAAGCGCACCGTCGCCCTGGACCAGGCCTCGACCGAGACCCTGCTGGAACTGGGCCTCCAGGACCGGATGGCCGGGACCGCCAACCTCAAGACGAAGATCCCCGCGCAGTACCAGGACGCGTACGCGAAGGTCCCGGTGATCGCCCCCAAGATCGCGACCGGTGAGCAACTGCGTGCCGCGACGCCCGACTTCGTGGTCGCCGGCTCCACCGACCTCTACACGAAGGACCGGGCGGGCACCCGGGAGGAACTGGGGGCCCTGGGGGTCCCCGCCTTCGTCAGCGCCGTCGACTGCCCCCAGCAGAACGAGCCCGGGAAGTCCCCCTTCGAACTGCTCTTCTCCGACTACGAGGCGCTGGGCAAGGTCTTCGGCGCCGAGGAACGGGCCGCCGCCCTCGCCCGGGAACAGCGCGCCGCCGTCGCCAAGGCCGGCGAGAGCGCCGCCGGCACGGCCCGGGACGGCAAGCAGCCCACCGTCGTCTACCTCTACTCCGTCTTCAACGGCATGCCGTACGTCGCGGGCCGGACCGGGCTGCCCAGCGAGATGAGCCGGATCGTCGGCGCGAAGAACGCCTTCGACGACGTGGAGGAGGACTGGCCGGAGGTTTCCTGGGAGGAAGTCGCCAAGCGCAACCCGGACTTCATCGTGATCGGCGACCTCTCCGAGCGCGGCCGGCCCGGTGACAGCGCCGCCGAGAAGCGCAGGGCGATGGCCGAGGACCCGGTGGTCTCCAAGCTGGCGGCGGTGCGCGACAACAGGATCGTCGAGGTGCCCGGCATCGAGCTGGACCCCTCCGTGCGCTCCGTGCACGCGCTGGGCCTGCTGGCGGCCGGGATGAAGGACCTCGGGTATGTCCGCTGA
- a CDS encoding FecCD family ABC transporter permease: MSADVGGRARSATGPPEAPTAATGPSVDLLHPSARTPGPAAPAPAPSPPAPRHGPARAGLLLAMGLVLAASVAAATRVGTADVGWTDLARVLGGRLGLDTEPLPPLLDSLVWDLRLPRVLMAALVGASLAVCGTVLQAVTRNALADPYLLGVSSGAGAGAVAVVVLGVGAGTLGITGGALAGALLAFAGLLLLLRRTGLDSVRIVLTGVVVGQLFTALTSLALMASADADTTRAVTHWLLGSMAPARWDAVAVCAVVTPLGLAAAWLCSNALDGLAFGADTAASLGIGVRRTRMLLLVVTAVLTSVAVATVGAIGFVGLIVPHGVRFLAGPLHRVLLPHAALAGAVFLVWTDALARVAFAPREVPVGVITALIGVPLFLLVLRRRGEL, encoded by the coding sequence ATGTCCGCTGACGTGGGCGGCCGGGCGAGGTCGGCAACGGGGCCGCCGGAGGCGCCGACCGCGGCGACGGGCCCGTCCGTCGACCTGCTGCATCCCTCGGCCCGCACACCGGGTCCGGCCGCCCCCGCGCCGGCCCCTTCCCCTCCGGCCCCTCGCCACGGCCCCGCGCGGGCGGGGCTGCTGCTCGCCATGGGGCTCGTACTGGCCGCCTCGGTGGCGGCCGCCACCCGGGTCGGCACCGCCGACGTGGGATGGACCGACCTGGCCCGGGTGCTCGGCGGGCGGCTCGGGCTGGACACCGAACCGCTGCCGCCGCTGCTGGACTCGCTCGTCTGGGACCTGCGGCTGCCGCGGGTCCTGATGGCGGCCCTGGTCGGCGCCTCGCTCGCGGTCTGCGGCACGGTCCTGCAGGCCGTCACGCGCAACGCGCTCGCCGACCCGTACCTGCTCGGGGTCTCCTCGGGCGCCGGGGCCGGCGCGGTCGCCGTGGTCGTCCTCGGCGTGGGCGCCGGCACCCTCGGGATCACCGGCGGCGCACTCGCCGGGGCGCTGCTCGCCTTCGCGGGCCTGCTGCTCCTCCTGCGCCGCACCGGACTGGACTCGGTCCGCATCGTGCTGACCGGTGTGGTCGTCGGCCAGCTCTTCACCGCCCTGACCTCGCTCGCCCTGATGGCCTCGGCCGACGCCGACACCACGCGCGCCGTCACGCACTGGCTGCTGGGCTCGATGGCCCCCGCCCGCTGGGACGCCGTGGCGGTCTGCGCGGTCGTCACCCCCCTCGGGCTGGCCGCGGCCTGGCTGTGCTCGAACGCCCTGGACGGGCTCGCCTTCGGCGCGGACACCGCCGCCTCCCTGGGGATCGGCGTCCGGCGCACCAGGATGCTGCTGCTCGTGGTGACGGCCGTGCTGACCTCGGTCGCGGTGGCCACCGTCGGCGCCATCGGCTTCGTCGGGCTGATCGTCCCGCACGGGGTGCGCTTCCTGGCCGGGCCGCTGCACCGGGTGCTGCTGCCCCACGCGGCGCTCGCGGGCGCGGTGTTCCTGGTGTGGACCGACGCCCTGGCGCGGGTGGCCTTCGCGCCCCGGGAGGTGCCCGTCGGCGTGATCACCGCGCTGATCGGGGTCCCGCTCTTCCTGCTCGTCCTGCGCAGGAGGGGGGAGCTGTGA